ctgtagtatctgggatctacatctgtttatattagttactatgctgttactatgcagtgatgtattacgacagtgttacgttacgacacctaataggaaatgcacatgcacACTAGTGTGCCCGGAGactgtagagcacgagaggttttgactaaacgaaaactaactgtactcccatctcctgcctggtcatttctccacaacacaaatattacattaTCTATAACAGATCAAATTGATATTATACATAATGTAGATATGTCTAATGCCTGAACCCAGCATCATGTCTTACCCACAGATCTAACAGTCAGTAACCTGCTCATCAAAATAGTTAATATAATACTAGATGATCACATCAATACCTGGTTGTGAGGTGTATAATATGGGGATTGTATCTAGGGGGCTGATGCTGATGTAACATCACCTTCTTTCTCTTTTCTTCTGTACATCTTATTTTGCATATTGGACTGGTGTTGTGGGAATTTCAATACTTCAAATAACTTTTATAGGTGcactataatgatgatgatgatgatggggatgataatgatgatgatgatgatgatggggaacATGTGATCTGAATGATGCTTTCTAAACATATTCAAAGTTGACTTCACTACACCAGTGTTCCATGTCACTGTCTCTTCTATGACagaacctcaggttgttttgatGGGTTATGATCATGTTATATCATCTCAATAAATATGGTTGAATCTTTGCTAGAAACTCACTACCTGACTGGGGGACCTTGCAGTGACTGGGGGACTTTGCAGAGACTGGGATATTTATTCTGAAATAATGTGAGACATTCTTTCACATGGAGTCCATTCAACTTATTGTCTGAAATATTATTAAAGGTTTGTTTGCCATAGGGAAAAGGGAAGGAATTTTTATGCAGTCTGTGTTGTCAGTTCAGGAATGATTTAACATAAAGCTGGATAAGTTGACATTATAGTCACCATCACTGATATACTTAGTTCAGTGTATTTTAGTTCAGTCAGAGTTCCATGTCACTGTCTCTTCCCCCTCAGCACCTGCAGTAGTGTCACAgccgtcgtcggaaggagaccaaggtgcagcatggtgagcgtacattttcttttattatagtaaatgtcaccaacaaaacaagaaaacaaagaaacgaccgtgaagcttaacagggcattagtgccactaacaaagataactatccacaaacaccaaaggaaaaaaggttgcctaagtatgattcccaatcagagacaacgatagacagatgggccttattgagaaccataccaggcctaaacatagaaatacaaaacacagaaataaagaaactagaatgcccaccctagtcacaccctggcctaaccaaaatagagaataaaagcctctctatggccagggcgtgacaagtaggTCCCAGCTGTATCACTACAGTCACTGTGCAGTTTGACTGAGGGAGGTTTTGTATCACTGTGTGAACTCATTTTTACTATTGATGTAGTGGTAATTCTGACAGTAGTAATCTCCTGCATCTTCAGCCTGGACTCCACTGATGGTCAGAGTGAAGTCACTATGAGTTCCACTACCACTGAATCTAGATGGGGTCCCAGACTGAAGGGTTGCAGCATTGTAAATAAGGAGTTTAGGAGCTCCTCCAGGTTTCTGTTGGTACCAGGCTAGACGGGGATAAGAGGTCCCTGCATCATACACATTACTGCTGGTTTTACAGGTCAGATAGATTGTCTGTCCTGGGAGAACAGTTTTCACTGCAGGAGTCTGAGTCACAATGACCTGTCCTCTGGATTCTGAAACAGAAATATTTAAGATCTCAGAGAACATTTGGTCATGTTGTCTAAATCTGTCCAAGTCTCATTTTTTCAATTTGAGACTAAATTAAGatgaaacatttaaataataaACAGATTTTAGACCAACAGAATGTAAATCATACCTTGAATTAAAGACATCAGTATCCACACAAAGCTCACAATAAAGGTCATTGTTAAAGTTCTGTTGTTATGAAGGACAGCTCTCAGTCATGAAGTGTTAAACTCACATGGCTTTAAACACTCCCAGAGCATTGAAGCACTTGCTGCCAATGCAAAGTGTCCTATGTAAATATTCTTCCTGGTAAGAACCCACATTCAACTGTTAACTATGATTCAGATTATTTCATTATGTTTTAAATAACTACTACTGTAAATCAGTGATTCAAGATGAACATTTAATTATCTGCGTTCTTTAGTGGACTGTAGTCATAATTCAGAACTATCCGTCCctactgtattatactagtacTTCATGATTATCAGTCCctactgtattatactagtacTTCAGTACTATCAGTCCCTATTGTATTACACTAGTACTTCAGTTTTATCAGTCCCTATTGTATTATGCTAGTACTTCAGTACTATCAGTCCCTATTGTATTATACTAGTACTTCAGTACTATCAGTCCCTATTCTGCCCTACAAAGGCAAAACTTAGTAACAACGAATTCTGATGTGTAGTAATGGCCAGGTATATTATCTGATTAATGTGATAATTagtttctgtcacaccctgatcagtttcacctcattattgtctccaccccctccaggagttgcttgttttccccagtgtatttatctgtgtttcctgtctctctgtgccagttcgtcttgtatctttcgaagtcaaccagcatttttcccattctcctgctttttgcattctcctttttctagtcctcccagttttgacccttgTCTGTTTCTGGACCCGCCTGCTTGACCATTCTGCCTGGCTTGACCACAAGcatgtctgccactctgtacctcctggactctggtctggttttgacctttttgcctgtccacgaccattctcttgcctacccctttggattaataaacattgtaagactccaaccatctgcctcctgtgtctgcatttgggtctcgccttgtacCGTGATAGTTTcttgacacaaaaacaagccagtTGATCAGAATATATCATGGGTTATCAGAAATTGATGTCTGGCTATACAGAAAAAGACTTTGAAGTCAGATTttgcagaagaaaaaaaatgacaGTTATTGCGTTTTGCCAGTATTGGGCAGTATTGTGTTATAATAGTAGTTCAGTACTATCAGTCCCTATTGTATTATACTAAAACTTCAGTACTATCACGcttaaggtaagacccagatgcagacagtgtcaagGAAACAAAGCTTATTTCCAAAACAGGgacaggcaaaagacaggtcaaggcaggtaagggtcaataatccagtaaggtggggtaaggtataaaacggcaggcagtctcagggtcagggtaggcagaacgGTCAAAACCATGAAGGACTAGAAAACAGAAGCAAGAAACATGCAGGAGCAGAGAaacaaacgctggtaggttttacgaaacaaaacaaactggcaacagacaaacagagaacacaggtataaatacacaggggataatagggaagatgtgcgacacctggaggggggtggagacaagcacaaagacaggtgaaatagatcagggtgtgacaagtacTATCAGTCCCTATTGCAGTGTACTTCAATACTATGATTCTCAGCTCTGTCTGTGAATGTGCTCACTCTTATGTGAAGGACTTCACCAGCATGAACCACTGTAGTGGACTTTTAGAAGCGGCAAAAACTGGTCCTGAAAAGTAAGTCAATTTTTGTATTCTCTCATTGAAACAAAATGTAATCATGCAATTGAACAACGTTATGAGATGTTATCTTCTCCAGAGGTAAGACTTTCAGGCTGTTTCTTTTTAATAATGTCTGTGGACAGATTAGTGGAGGGCAGTCACCAAAGTGAGAGAGTTGTTCACATACCACCAACTTTATGTACCAATAATAAAATCATAACACACACTGCTCAAAGGTTGCTTTCCATAACACATATATTTATCATGATTAATTCCTAATATGTTTCTATTAAATTAGATGTTTTTTCAATGGTTTTCAACAATGTGTGGTCTACACTTCTCCATTATATTTTCCCTGGTCTTCTCTACCTCCAAACCCCGGGGAACAGAGTGAACATCTGGTCATAGTGCAGCTTTGTTTTGGGACAAGCAGAACCAACCAGCCCTGTCTATGCAAATCTGTTTCAATCCCACAGCTACCAGTCTTGCAGTTGACCTGTTTCACTGTTCCCTGGACTGGGTCAGATGTGAGGGAATGGACTGGTTTTTAACATTGATGGTGGATTCAGGGCAGGAGACATTACAGATATACCACCATGTAATTAATGACAGATAAAACAGATATTATACTTTATGATAATGGTGTGTAGTGTATGTCTCTACATAAATGTGTCATGTTTGAGCCCAGCATCATGTCTCACTCACAGATCTAACAGCTCATGAAAAGGGTTAATACATGCTAGATGATCACATCAATAACTGGTTTGAAGCGCATGTAGGGAATTGGTTTGGGGGGCTGatacttttatttttacttcTGTAGATCTTACTCTGCATATGGACTGGTATTGTCTTCCAAAACTtgtcgtggcagaatcagatttagctaggtaacatagatgttaagatgttattttcatcatatgcttgtgagatacttgtcattagaatggttCCCTTTGGACTATAGGGTTGGAAGTGCATTTTCCCTTCTGAGATAGGGAAAAtaacttggggcccagagaggggagaggtcaggcttgtcttcatatgtcaatgtagctgttaaaccatgtgatgtgaagggatggcgttattaatggggaaccagttagttatctcatacaatgtctgtacgccagtcactccctacttttctcatggggggaaggagtatggcagtgtttgtaaccattgtatgtcccctctgaggttgcccttaacTTGACCTAGTaatgacctaagaggctcactgtcttttCTGAGCTTATCCAGGAGGGTTTGTATTATTGGATGGCAGTATCTAGacttgacaattgatatatgccattggatgaggtaatgttttggtagacagtgaagtacCAAGAATGAGATTGAAACCTTGTTTtgggagaccaaactgaacgatgatttatagctatgggatactcctctttcgggtaaaggattctttggaagttgagaggggtgtatcttggctataaatgaaactaagaattgttttgtaagcactctcagagaattcatttatagacactgaattgatctgagagtcaaaaagggctttggtgaagctCATACATATATATTATTAAAGATGGACATTATAATATAACTCTcacttgtgtgtggttggctctctctctctctctattgagtaatacaggaaattaccacgacaaacTAAAGATAACTTGTATATACACTTTCAGTTCATGACCAATATAACAAGTAACAACCATGATGATGATCAGCCAAAATTGAAAAGTGAAAGACTAAAGTTACATACATGGGATGCTTTAGTGAATTTCAGAATGTCTGGAATAGAAAAGGCAGAAATAAAACAATTCAATAAGCATTCGCAGCCAGTCATCCAAAACATAGTCCTATGCAGTCGTTAAATTCCTACAGAAGGCTGAGGATGTGTGTTCAACAGGCAGACAAGTTTCAAACCATTTAAATGCATTCAAATCATTTTTGTGAAGAACTTTAGTGTTATTGTGGCACGTTGGAGAACGTGTGATTTGTATGATACTTTCTAACCATTTTCAAAGTTGACCTCCTCTACTGATCAGTGTTTCATGTCACTGTCTCTTCCCCCTCAGCACCTGCAGTAGGTCCCAGCTGTAGCAGTACAGTCACTGTGCAGTCTGACTGAGGGAGGTTTTTGTATGGctctgtatcactgtgtgaaCACCCAGACACTGTTGGGGTAGTGTAAACTCTGACAGTAGTAATCTCCTGCATCTTCAGTCTGGACTCCACTGATGGTCAGAGTGAAGTCACTCCCAGATCCACTGCCACTGAATCTAGATGGCGTCCCAGACTGAAGGGTTTTAGCCCAGTATATTAGGAGTTTAGGAGCTCCTCCAGGTTTCTGTTGATACCAGTGCAGATAGTGTCCATTGCTGTTACTGTATACAGCACTGCTGGTCTTACAGCTGAGACTGACTGAGTGACCCACTGAAACAGCTTTCACTGCAGGAGTCTGGGTCACTGTGACCTGGCCTCTGGACTCTGAAACAGAGATGCTATGTATATTTAGAATGTAATTGTTCATTCATTTGTCCAGTACTGTATAAAATAATGACTTTATATTGTTAGGGTCATTTTCTGTAAATTATATTACCTTGAAAGCAGAGGGCAAGTGTCCAGATGAAGATGGTGATAGAAGTCATGGTTGTTGTGGGTTCTGTTGTCATGAAGGACAGCTCTCAGTCATGAAGTGTTAAACTCACAAGGCTATAAACACTACCAGAGCACTGAAGCATGTGCTGGCTATGCAAATTCTCCTCTCTATGCAAATGATGTTCCGAGGAACAGCTAACACCATCAATGAATGCTGAGAACAGAATTTGTTTCAAAGGCTATCTCACCGTGGTATCTAAAAATAACATGAGTAAGCAAAAAGTAGGTGCCTGTGCTTCTAGAATTCAAGTGGCTTCTTACTGTGAGGCTCTGCTACAGACAATCTGTTGAGGATAAAATAGGAGTTGGTCTCAATTTCTCCCCAGTGGTTCGAGGTGGTAACAACAGAAACCTCAGTGTTTCGGTGAACCTAGATAGATGTTAAAACACATAAAGAGAAAGATATACCACAGTAACAGAAATGATACAGTAGCCAAACAGCAAATCAAACCCCACAAAAAGGAATTTAATCTAAAGTGACTCACTGGAAAAAATGCCTAAAAGCACAGAGTTTACTAAAACACAAATTTACATAAAATATACAAATATAGAGCCTTTTGTTTGGCAAATAATAACGAAAAAAATCTAGATGTTCAGAATGTCATGTGGTTTTGACCAATTCTCGTTAGAGGATTCACTCAATCCAATCCCTTTAAAATATGTTGCTTCGTTAAGTTCAGTGAATAGGTCCTTATGTCACAACACGTGCACTTATAGTGAAATACATGACAAAAAACATTCTGTCCATTACACTTAGATTTAAGCACCGATACAAAGGTTAGTTACGTGTCTGTTTTCCGACAAAGAAAAAGTGGGATGGATGTTGAGTCTCTTCAGCAATATCCAACATAGCAACACTGCCTCTTTGATAGAATACAGTACCTCTCCGAAAACAacgcaggagacaggagacacagGTCATTGTAATTGTTTATACACCTCTTTTCCAGAAGTCATTGTTGAGTCATTGCATCTTTCCTGTGGCTCTACAAAACTGTCTTCAGATGACACTAATGCTTCCTCGTGGTCAGATTGGAATAATACTCAGGTTCAGTTGCGTCGTCCTCGTCTGACACTGCTCTGCTGTTTTCATGAAGCCCTGGTCAGCCATCATTTGAGAGATCTCTGTATAAATGTGTTCCAGTTCAGTGTTTCCCCTCAGGACCTCTTGGATTCTGTCACTGCCCCACATGTCAAGGAGGGCTTCAGTCTCCTCAATGCTCCAGGGGAGATCTAGTTCCCACGGTGATGAACAGCTGCCTGATTCTGGAGAGActgaaaaaaaaatgaaaacaaagGCCCAACGTTGATAGTATAACGTAAAAACAGTATTTACTATACAGAGATTAGGAGATTGTTTCTTTACCTGTTCCTTGGACTTGCCCACCTGGGACCTCTCCCATGTCTGTGGCGCCGTTTGATTCCTCAGCCAGAGAGTCACAGGATAGATACTTGTTCCCGAATATTTGCACAAACTGATCGTAGAATTTGCACTCCACTTTTTCCCCTCCAATCCTGGGAAAATAGAACATAACATTTGGTTGTTGATGCAATGCTTATTCCTCATATCTGGTTAGTAATGAGCTTTGCTTATCTAACATGAGCATGGCAAACATCTGGCCATGAATACACAACTGTTCCATCAGTATGGAGTCTTCGTAATCAATTCACAATTATAAATAGTGGGTATCAATTTCAAATCCATATCTTTTCCCCCATGGCTTACTGTTTGCTCTCGCAGAACTGGCGGAAGTTGGCCTTTAGCCGCTTCACTCTAGACTGGCACTGTTCGGCTGTCCTCAGGTAGCCCTCGTTGGCCATGGCCTGAGAGATCTCAGTGAAAATGTGTCTGTTTTTGGTGCAGCCCTTCAGATCCTCCTGGACCTCGTCACTCCCCCAGATACTGAGGAGGACCTGGGTCTCACTGTCGCTCCAGGGGAACTTGGAGCCGTCAGTTAAAGGACGGCTAGCTGAAGACAAAGACACCCAATGAACACATTGTTTACAATGGGAAGTGGGTTAGTTGAAGTAAGACAACTCATAGAACATTTAAAGGTATGGTATGGCTTTGCTTTAACTTTTTGACTTTTTAGTCAACCTCAAGTGTAGACTC
This is a stretch of genomic DNA from Salvelinus alpinus chromosome 11, SLU_Salpinus.1, whole genome shotgun sequence. It encodes these proteins:
- the LOC139533989 gene encoding zinc finger and SCAN domain-containing protein 20-like translates to MANEGYLRTAEQCQSRVKRLKANFRQFCESKQIGGEKVECKFYDQFVQIFGNKYLSCDSLAEESNGATDMGEVPGGQVQGTVSPESGSCSSPWELDLPWSIEETEALLDMWGSDRIQEVLRGNTELEHIYTEISQMMADQGFMKTAEQCQTRTTQLNLSIIPI